DNA from Gephyromycinifex aptenodytis:
CACCTTGCCGTCGACCTCACGGGTGACCACCTGGGGCTTGCCGACCGTCAGCTCGAAACCCTCACGACGCATCTGCTCCACGAGGATCGCGAGCGCCAGTTCACCACGGCCCTGGACCTCCCAGGCGTCGGGGCGTGCGGTCGGCAGTACCCGCAACGAGACGTTGCCGACGAGTTCGCGCTCAAGACGTTCTTTGACCAGTCGGGCGGTGACCTTCGAGCCACGAACCCTGCCCACCATCGGGGAAGTGTTCGTACCGATGGTCATCGAGATCGCGGGCTCATCGACGGTGATGACCGGCAGCGGGCGCGGGTCATCGGGGTCGGCGATGGTGTCGCCGATCATGATCTGGGAGATACCGGCGATGGCGATGATGTCGCCCGGGCCGGCCTTCTCGGCAGGTTTGCGTTCCAGGCCCTCGGTGACGAGCAGTTCGGTGATCTTGACGCGCTCCTGGGAACCGTCGTGACGGAACCACACGGCCTGCTGGCCCTTGCGAATCTCCCCGTTGAAGACGCGCAACAGCGCCATCCGGCCCAGGAAGTTCGAGGAGTCCAGGTTGGTGACGTGGGCCTGCAGTGGCGCGCCCTCGTCATAGGTCGGAGCGGGGATCGTCTCCATGATCGTCTTGAACAGCGGCTCCAGGTCGGGGCTGTCGGGAAGGCTGCCGTCCTCGGGGCGGTTCAGCGAGGCCCGGCCCGCCTTGGCGGAGGCGTAGACGATCGGGAAGTCCAACTGGGCTTCACCCTGGACGGTGTCGGCGATGAGATCCATGAACAGTTCATAGGCCTCGTCCTCAACCTCTTTGATCCGGCTGTCGGGCCGGTCGACCTTGTTGATGCACAGCACGACCGGCATCTGCGCGGCCAGCGCCTTGCGCAGCACGAACCGGGTCTGCGGCAGCGGCCCCTCGGAGGCGTCAACGAGCAGCACGACACCGTCGACCATGCTCAGGCCGCGCTCCACCTCGCCGCCGAAGTCGGCGTGGCCCGGGGTGTCGATGATGTTGATCGTGACGCCCTGCGGGTAACCCTCGGCGCGCGCCGACGGCCCGTTGTAGTGGATGGCGGTGTTCTTCGCGAGGATCGTGATGCCCTTTTCGCGTTCGAGGTCACCGGAGTCCATGGCACGTTCATCGACGTGCTGGTGTTCGCCGAATGCGCCACCCTGCCACAGCATCTTGTCGACGAGCGTGGTTTTGCCGTGGTCGACGTGGGCGACGATGGCAACGTTACGAATATCGCCACGAATCTGGCGGTTGGTCTGCATAGGCACGACGGCAATTCTCTCAGGCGCAGCACAGTGCTTCTGACCATCCCGACCCCGACAGGCGCTGAGCTGAGCTCTCATCGTGGCTGAAGCGCCAGTGTGAGGCGGGTGTCTAGGCAAATCCGGGGTCGCGAAAAAAGAGTCGAGAAAGGCCCGCGACGGCGCGTCGTGGCCCACGTCGCCCCCCGATGGACCGCTGGCGTACATGTACCGGCCATTTCGCCGCTGGTCCAGCGTTGCTGTTCGCGGTCCGCCCTCAGTCCTGATCCTGCAATCGCGCTTTCAGGGCGGCGACGATCGCGGCGTTCGTCACCAACCAGGGCACCTCATCGATCGAATCCACCCCGAGCCACCTGAGCGCGTCGTGATCCTGTAGCGGCGCCGGTTCGCCCTCGCTGATCCGCGCGAGCCAGGTACTCATCACGTACGGCGGATTCAGAGGCCACCTGCCTTGCTCGAGCGGGCCCGTGAGGTTCTCACCGAGGCGTACCCGAACACCGAGCTCTTCTTCGAGTTCGCGGTGCAGCGCCTGTTGCGGGCTCTCCCCCGGCTCGACCTTGCCACCGGGTAACTCCCAGCACCCGCGCAGCGCCGCAGGTGCGGTGCGCCGGGCACCCAGCACCATCCGAGGTTTCTCCAGGCAGTCCACCAGTGCTGCCGAGACGACGTGTACCGCCATGAATCTCCCTAGGCCGAGCAGAACGGTCTACGCACCAGCCTGACCCACCGCGCAGACCATCGAGGGACCGGGTTTGCGGCTGTCAGGACACCGGCAGTGAGCCGAGTTGAATTCAGGTTGGGACTTAGGTCCCAATAGCCCCTCTCCGAGGTGATAACTAATAGAGGTGCTGGCCGGGCACGGCCTCGGCCAGATCGTCTACATCGACGCCGAGAACAGGATCAATTGTGTCCCTCGATCAGCAGTCCCATGGCGACAATATCGACTCCGCAGACCGTCACCATCGCGGTAGAGCTGCGATCCGCGCCGTCTCGGCGGTAGCCGCAGCCGCGCTGCTGCACGGTCTCACCGCGGCCGCAGCCTCGGCCTACAGCCCCGGCGTCCCCGCTGCCGGTGAAGCGGACCTGCGACTGCCCGATCTGGGCTCGGTGACTTTCTTCGGCGGCCTGAGCGGGCACCTGCTGCTCTCCCTGGGGTTGATCGTGTGCGCCTTCGGGTTGGTGTTCGGCTTCGTCACCTTCGAACAACTGCGCAAAATGCCCGTGCACCCGAGCATGCGGGAGATCTCGGAGCTGATCTACACCACCTGCAAGGCCTATCTCATCCAGCAGGGCAAGTTCCTGCTACTGCTGTGGGCCTTCATCGGCACCGTCATCTTCGTGTACTTCCGCTTCCTCATGGACTTCAGCTGGGGCAAGGTCGCCATCGTCCTGCTCTTCAGCCTCATCGGTATGGCCGGCAGTTATGGCGTGGCCTGGTTCGGGATCCGGGTCAACACCTTCGCCAACTCCCGCACCGCGTTCGCCTCCCTGCAGGGCAAGCCGTACCCGGTCTACGCCATCCCGATGAAGTCCGGCATGAGTATCGGCATGGTGCTGATCAGCGTCGAACTCATGATGATGCTCATCATCATGTTGTTCCTGCCCGGTGAAATCGCCGGAGCCTGCTTCATCGGCTTCGCCATCGGCGAATCCCTGGGTGCCAGCGCCCTGCGCATCGCCGGTGGGATCTTCACCAAGATCGCCGACATCGGCTCGGACCTGATGAAGATCGCCTTCAAGATCAAGGAGGACGACGCCCGCAACCCCGGCGTCATCGCCGACTGCACCGGCGACAACGCGGGCGACTCGGTGGGCCCCTCCGCCGACGGGTTCGAGACGTACGGGGTGACCGGCGTCGCGCTCATCACCTTCATCCTGTTGGCGGTTCCCGAGGCAACGCTTCAAGTGCAGCTGCTGGTCTGGATCTTCGTCATCCGCGCCGTCATGGTCATCGCCTCCGGCGTCAGCTACTTCGGCAACGAGTACGTGGCCCGCCGCAAGTACTCCGAGGCAGCCAAGATGAACTTCGAGGTTCCGCTGACCGCGCTGGTCTGGCTCACCTCGGCGCTGTGCATCCTGCTCACCTACGTCACGACGTTCTTCGTCATCGGCGACCTCGGCGACGGCTCCTTGTGGTGGAAGCTGGCCAGCATCATCTCCTGCGGCACCCTGGCCGGTGCGCTGATCCCGGAGTTGGTCAAGGTATTCACCTCCACCCACAGTCGGCACGTGCGCGAGGTCGTCACCAGCTCTCGCGAGGGCGGCGCCAGCCTGGACATCCTCTCCGGTCTGGTCGCGGGCAACTTCTCCGCGTACTGGTTGGGGATGGCAATCGTGGGTCTGATGAGCGTTGCCTACTGGATCAGCAACCTCGGCCTCGGCAGCATCATGGTGGCTCCGGCCGTCTTCGCCTTCGGCCTGGTGGCCTTCGGCTTCCTCGGGATGGGGCCGGTGACCATCGCGGTCGACTCCTACGGTCCGGTGACCGACAACGCGCAGAGCGTGTACGAACTGTCGGTCATCGAAGACCTTCCCGGTATCGAGGACGAGCTGCGCAACGACTACGGGGTCGACCCGCAGTGGGAACGCGCGAAGCTGTTCCTGGAAGAGAACGACGGCGCCGGCAACACCTTCAAGGCCACGGCCAAGCCGGTGCTCATCGGCACCGCGGTGGTCGGCTCCACCACGATGATCTTCTCGATCATCATGGCGCTGACCGGCGGCCAGGATGCTCAGATGATCAACCTGTCCCTGATGCACCCGCCGTTCCTGCTCGGGTTGGTCACCGGTGGGGCTGTCATCTACTGGTTCACGGGCGCCAGCATCCAGGCGGTGACGACCGGCTCCTACCGGGCGGTGGAGTTCATCCGCCAGAACATCAAGCTCGACGGGGTGACCAAGGCCAGCGTCGAGGACTCCAAGCGGGTCGTCGAGATCTGCACCCAGTACGCCCAGAAGGGCATGCTCAACATGTTCTTGGGCATCTTCTTCTCCACGCTGGCGTTCGCATTCGTGGAGCCGTTCTTCTTCATCGGCTACCTCATCTCGATCGCCCTGTTCGGCCTCTACCAGGCGATCTTCATGGCGAACGCGGGCGGCGCCTGGGACAACGCCAAAAAGATCGTGGAGGTCGATCTGCACGCAAAGGGCACGGCGTTGCACGACGCAACGATCGTCGGTGACACGGTGGGCGACCCGTACAAGGACACCAGCTCGGTGGCGCTGAACCCTGTCATCAAGTTCACGACCCTGTTCGGCCTGCTGGCCGTGGAGCTTGCGGTCCAGCTGGCCGAGGAACAGGGCAGCACCACCCTGACGACGATCCTGGCCGCTGTCTTCTTCCTCATCAGCATGTTCTTCGTGTACCGCTCCTTCTACGGGATGCGGATCGCCACGACCGGGCAGGGCGATCTCCTGGAGCAGAGCGACGCGCCGGACGCCGTCCGCATCTGAACCACACCGAACTCGGGGTGCCACTGCAGGTGGCGCCCCGAGTTCGTGGTATCCGGCGCCGGTAGCGCCCGCAGTGAAGCCTCTGTGACGCAGCAGACAGCGCGTCGGTGACCCTTTCATTTCCGTTGTGTCCACCTGGGCGGCTATTTTCCACGGGTTAGTTCGTTTTAAGTCTCTCTCGTGAAGGAGCCGCCGTGGCCACCGTCGCCACCACCCACCTCGATCCCGCGCCGCCACCACGAATGTCGTCTCGGGACCGGCGATGGTGGGTCGCCCTCGTCACCATCGTTCTCGGCTCGTTCGCAGTCCTGCTGTGGATGGGCCTGCAGATCCAAGAGTCCAAGCCGCCCATCCCCACGCGCGTCGTGGACGCATCCGGGCAGACACTCCTCGGCGGCGATGACGTCATGGACGGCCAGCGGGTTTGGCAGTCCATCGGCGGCCAGCAGATCGGTTCAGTCTGGGGACACGGTGCGTATGTCGCGCCGGACTGGACCGCCGATTGGCTGCACCGCGAGGCCGTCGCCGTCATGGACAGCTACGCCCAGGACGAGGGCCTGCCCAGCTATGCGGCGGCCACGCCGGAACAGCAGGCGGCACTCAAGGCCCGGATGAAGGCCTCGATGCGCACCAACACCTACGACCCGGCCACCGGCACCATCACCCTGGACCAGGCCCGCAGTGACGCCTTCCGCGCGAACGCGGCGCACTACGCCGACATCTTCACCCAAGGCCACGAGCGATACGCCATCCCCAGCGGCACGGTCGACGATCCGGAAGCCATGCGTCAGATGAACGCCTTCTTCTGGTGGAGCAGCTGGGCAGCTTCGACGGATGCGCCCGCAGATGATGCCTCCTACACCCGTAACTGGCCGCACGAGCCCCTCATCGACAATGTGCCGACGCCCACCAACATCTTGTGGAGCATGATCAGCTTCATCCTGCTTCTCGGCGGCATCGCCGGAATGGTCTGGTACCACAACTTCCACACGGACGACGATGAGGTCACCACCTCACCGCCGGACTCCGACCCCCTGCTCGGATACGAACCGACGCCCTCTCAGAAGGCCACGCTGAAGTACTTCTTCGTCGTCGGCGCCATGTTCGTCCTGCAGATCGCCATGGGCATCCTGTCGGCGCACTACGGGGTCGAGGGTGCAGCGCTGTACGGCATCCCGATCGACACGATCTTGCCGTACGCCGTCGTGCGCACCTGGCACACGCAGCTGGGCATCCTGTGGATCGCCACGGCCTGGCTCGCCACCGGCCTTTACGTGGCCCCCGCCGTGGGCGGACGTGAACCCAAGCTGCAACGCCTCGGTGTCAACATCCTCTTCGGCGCCCTCGTCCTGGTCGTCGCGGGCTCTATGGTCGGCCAGTGGTTCTCGATCACCGGCCGCATGGGCTACGGGACCGAGTTGAGCTGGTGGCTCGGCACGACGGGTATGGAGTACCTGGACCTGGCCCGGACCTGGCAGATCGGGTTGTTCATCGGCCTGTTCCTCTGGCTGTTCCTCATGACCCGCGGCATGTGGCCGGCGCTGCGCCGCGCCCGCAAGGAGGGACACCTCTCGCCCACGCAGACCGCCCCGCTGGCCGGCGGCTCGCAGCGCACCCTCATCATCATGCTGCTGATCAGTTGCCTGGCAATCGCCTCGTTCTTCGGTGCCGCGTTCGGGATGGGCCACGACACGCATCTGTCCATCACCGAGTACTGGCGCTGGTGGGTTGTCCACCTGTGGGTTGAGGGCTTCTTCGAGGTCTTCGCCACGGTCGTGATCGCATTTCTGTTCAGCCGACTGGGTTTGGTGCGTCCGGCGATGTCGGCCACCGCAACCCTGGCTGCGACGACGATCTTCCTGCTCGGCGGGATCATCGGCACCGGGCATCACCTGTACTTCACCGGCGCCAACGACCCCGTGATGGCCTGGAGCGCCTCGTTCAGCGCTCTGGAAGTCGTGCCGCTGGCGCTGATGGGCTTCGAGGCCTTCCGCAACCTGCGCATCCTGCGGGTGAGCGAATGGGTCAACGGCTACAAGTGGGCGATCTACTTCTTCGTCTCCGTCTCGTTCTGGAACATGCTCGGCGCCGGCGTCTTCGGGTTCCTCAT
Protein-coding regions in this window:
- the typA gene encoding translational GTPase TypA; this encodes MQTNRQIRGDIRNVAIVAHVDHGKTTLVDKMLWQGGAFGEHQHVDERAMDSGDLEREKGITILAKNTAIHYNGPSARAEGYPQGVTINIIDTPGHADFGGEVERGLSMVDGVVLLVDASEGPLPQTRFVLRKALAAQMPVVLCINKVDRPDSRIKEVEDEAYELFMDLIADTVQGEAQLDFPIVYASAKAGRASLNRPEDGSLPDSPDLEPLFKTIMETIPAPTYDEGAPLQAHVTNLDSSNFLGRMALLRVFNGEIRKGQQAVWFRHDGSQERVKITELLVTEGLERKPAEKAGPGDIIAIAGISQIMIGDTIADPDDPRPLPVITVDEPAISMTIGTNTSPMVGRVRGSKVTARLVKERLERELVGNVSLRVLPTARPDAWEVQGRGELALAILVEQMRREGFELTVGKPQVVTREVDGKVHEPVERLTIDVTEEFLGAVTQIMAARKGRMEQMSNHGTGWVRMEFLVPSRGLIGFRTEFLTETRGAGIAHHVFESYEPWFGPIVTRQSGSLVSDRTGPVTAYAMVNLQERGSLFVEPGTEVYEGMIVGENSRADDMDVNITKEKKLTNVRAASSDNFEKVVPPRKLSLEQSLEFCREDECVEVTPEAVRIRKVELSHVVRARSASRARTEAKRDS
- a CDS encoding (deoxy)nucleoside triphosphate pyrophosphohydrolase; its protein translation is MAVHVVSAALVDCLEKPRMVLGARRTAPAALRGCWELPGGKVEPGESPQQALHRELEEELGVRVRLGENLTGPLEQGRWPLNPPYVMSTWLARISEGEPAPLQDHDALRWLGVDSIDEVPWLVTNAAIVAALKARLQDQD
- a CDS encoding sodium-translocating pyrophosphatase, which gives rise to MSLDQQSHGDNIDSADRHHRGRAAIRAVSAVAAAALLHGLTAAAASAYSPGVPAAGEADLRLPDLGSVTFFGGLSGHLLLSLGLIVCAFGLVFGFVTFEQLRKMPVHPSMREISELIYTTCKAYLIQQGKFLLLLWAFIGTVIFVYFRFLMDFSWGKVAIVLLFSLIGMAGSYGVAWFGIRVNTFANSRTAFASLQGKPYPVYAIPMKSGMSIGMVLISVELMMMLIIMLFLPGEIAGACFIGFAIGESLGASALRIAGGIFTKIADIGSDLMKIAFKIKEDDARNPGVIADCTGDNAGDSVGPSADGFETYGVTGVALITFILLAVPEATLQVQLLVWIFVIRAVMVIASGVSYFGNEYVARRKYSEAAKMNFEVPLTALVWLTSALCILLTYVTTFFVIGDLGDGSLWWKLASIISCGTLAGALIPELVKVFTSTHSRHVREVVTSSREGGASLDILSGLVAGNFSAYWLGMAIVGLMSVAYWISNLGLGSIMVAPAVFAFGLVAFGFLGMGPVTIAVDSYGPVTDNAQSVYELSVIEDLPGIEDELRNDYGVDPQWERAKLFLEENDGAGNTFKATAKPVLIGTAVVGSTTMIFSIIMALTGGQDAQMINLSLMHPPFLLGLVTGGAVIYWFTGASIQAVTTGSYRAVEFIRQNIKLDGVTKASVEDSKRVVEICTQYAQKGMLNMFLGIFFSTLAFAFVEPFFFIGYLISIALFGLYQAIFMANAGGAWDNAKKIVEVDLHAKGTALHDATIVGDTVGDPYKDTSSVALNPVIKFTTLFGLLAVELAVQLAEEQGSTTLTTILAAVFFLISMFFVYRSFYGMRIATTGQGDLLEQSDAPDAVRI
- a CDS encoding nitric-oxide reductase large subunit gives rise to the protein MATVATTHLDPAPPPRMSSRDRRWWVALVTIVLGSFAVLLWMGLQIQESKPPIPTRVVDASGQTLLGGDDVMDGQRVWQSIGGQQIGSVWGHGAYVAPDWTADWLHREAVAVMDSYAQDEGLPSYAAATPEQQAALKARMKASMRTNTYDPATGTITLDQARSDAFRANAAHYADIFTQGHERYAIPSGTVDDPEAMRQMNAFFWWSSWAASTDAPADDASYTRNWPHEPLIDNVPTPTNILWSMISFILLLGGIAGMVWYHNFHTDDDEVTTSPPDSDPLLGYEPTPSQKATLKYFFVVGAMFVLQIAMGILSAHYGVEGAALYGIPIDTILPYAVVRTWHTQLGILWIATAWLATGLYVAPAVGGREPKLQRLGVNILFGALVLVVAGSMVGQWFSITGRMGYGTELSWWLGTTGMEYLDLARTWQIGLFIGLFLWLFLMTRGMWPALRRARKEGHLSPTQTAPLAGGSQRTLIIMLLISCLAIASFFGAAFGMGHDTHLSITEYWRWWVVHLWVEGFFEVFATVVIAFLFSRLGLVRPAMSATATLAATTIFLLGGIIGTGHHLYFTGANDPVMAWSASFSALEVVPLALMGFEAFRNLRILRVSEWVNGYKWAIYFFVSVSFWNMLGAGVFGFLINPPISLFYVQGLNLTPLHAHTALFGVYGMLGIGLMLFCVRSLMPGREWNDWPLKLGFWAMNGGLFLMAMLSLLPLGLSQAWASISEGLWYARSSEFLYTPAMTVLRWMRTPGDVLFGVGALSIGLFMVGLLTGHSIRNHGPSTRQGSLGTDDEKARMP